A stretch of Brassica rapa cultivar Chiifu-401-42 chromosome A08, CAAS_Brap_v3.01, whole genome shotgun sequence DNA encodes these proteins:
- the LOC103834570 gene encoding pantothenate kinase 2 has protein sequence MAGREDDEHDPPILDDKTEAEAKSSERDMAPQGPGTSIHRSGSRPQLDLSKAEIQGNFEERDPTILLPNQSDDISHLALDIGGSLIKLLYFSRHEDYSNDDDKRKKTIKERLGLTNGKLRSYPVLGGRLHFVKFETHKINECLDFIHSKQLHRRDPYPWSSKTLPLGTGVIKVTGGGAYKFADLFKERLGVSIEKEDEMHCLVSGANFLLKAIRHEAYTHMEGEKEFVQIEPNDLYPYLLVNVGSGVSIIKVDGEGKFERVSGTNVGGGTYWGLGRLLTKCKSFDELLELSQKGDNSTIDMLVGDIYGGMDYSKIGLSASTIASSFGKAISENKELEDYRPEDISLSLLRMISYNIGQISYLNALRFGLKRIFFGGFFIRGHAYTMDTISFAVHFWSKGDMQAMFLRHEGFLGAMGAFMSYEKHGLDDLMSHQLVERFPMGAPYTGGNIHGPPLGDLNEKISWMEKFVRRGTEITAPVPMTPSKTTGLGGFDVPSSRGSALRSDASALNVGVLHLVPTLEVFPLLADPKMYEPNTIDLSDQGEREYWLKVLSEHLPDLVDTAVASEGGTEDAKRRGDAFARAFSAHLARLMEEPAAYGKLGLANLLELREECLREFQFVDAYRSIKQRENEASLAVLPDLLEELDSMTEEARLLTLIEGVLAANIFDWGSRACVDLYHKGTIIEIYRMSRNKMQRPWRVDDFDAFKERMLGSGGKQPHRHKRALLFVDNSGADVILGMLPLAREFLRRGTEVVLVANSLPALNDVTAMELPDIVAGAAKHCDILRRAAEMGGLLVDAMVNPGDGSKNDLTSAPLMVVENGCGSPCIDLRQVSSELAAAAKDADLVVLEGMGRALHTNFNAQFKCEALKLAMVKNQRLAEKLINGNIYDSVCRYEPPSLS, from the exons atgGCTGGTCGAGAAGATGATGAGCATGATCCACCAATTCTTGACGATAAAACAGAAGCTGAAGCAAAATCTAGTGAGAGAGATATGGCTCCTCAGGGTCCTGGAACTTCAATCCACAGATCAGGCTCTAGGCCACAGCTTGATCTAAGCAAAGCTGAGATTCAGGGCAACTTCGAGGAGAGAGACCCCACCATTCTATTGCCTAATCAGTCTGATGATATCTCTCATTTGGCACTTGACATCGGAG GATCTTTGATAAAGTTGCTGTATTTTTCGAGGCACGAGGACTACTCAAATGATGATgataagaggaagaagactatcAAGGAGAGGTTGGGTTTAACCAATGGGAAGTTGAGAAGCTATCCTGTTCTTGGTGGGAGACTTCATTTTGTTAAGTTTGAGACTCATAAGATAAATGAGTGCTTGGACTTTATTCATTCAAAGCAGCTTCATCGCCGAG ATCCTTATCCTTGGAGCTCGAAGACCCTGCCTTTGGGGACTGGTGTTATCAAG GTCACAGGTGGTGGAGCTTATAAATTTGCAGACTTGTTCAAGGAACGTCTAGGCGTTAGTATTGAGAAAGAAGATGAAATGCATTGCCTTGTTTCTGGAGCTAATTTTCTGCTCAAG GCTATTCGACATGAAGCATACACGCACATGGAGGGTGAGAAAGAATTTGTACAGATAGAACCCAATGATTTGTATCCCTATCTTCTTGTTAACGTTGGGTCTGGTGTTAGCATAATCAAG GTTGATGGGGAGGGAAAGTTTGAACGTGTAAGTGGGACTAATGTTGGTGGTGGTACCTATTGGGGCCTAGGAAGACTTCTAACCAAGTGCAAGAG TTTTGATGAACTTCTAGAACTCAGTCAAAAGGGTGACAACAGTACCATTGACATGCTTGTTGGTGATATCTATGGTGGCATGGATTACTCCAAG ATTGGCCTCTCTGCTTCAACAATAGCTTCTAGCTTTGGCAAGGCCATCTCTGAAAATAAGGAACTAGAAGATTACAGACCTGAAGACATTTCCTTGTCTCTTCTGCGGATGATTTCTTACAATATTGGACAG ATATCATACTTGAACGCCCTTCGATTTGGGTTGAAGAGAATATTTTTTGGAGGATTCTTCATAAGGGGACATGCATACACCATGGACACAATTTCGTTTGCTGTACATTTCTG GTCAAAAGGAGATATGCAAGCTATGTTCTTGAGGCATGAAGGCTTCCTTGGAGCTATGGGTGCGTTCATGAGCTATGAGAAGCATGGATTGGATGATTTAATGTCACATCAGTTGGTTGAGAGGTTCCCAATGGGTGCACCATACACTGGAGGAAATATCCATGGACCACCACTTGGTGATCTGAACGAGAAG ATTTCATGGATGGAAAAGTTTGTGCGTAGAGGAACTGAAATAACTGCGCCTGTACCGATGACTCCATCGAAAACAACTGGGCTTGGAGGGTTTGATGTTCCATCATCCAGAGGTAGTGCTCTAAGATCTGACGCCAGTGCTTTAAACGTTGGTGTTCTTCATCTTGTGCCTACACTAGAGGTGTTCCCATTGCTGGCTGACCCCAAAAT GTATGAGCCTAACACGATTGACTTATCAGACCAAGGCGAAAGAGA GTATTGGCTCAAAGTTTTGTCTGAGCATTTGCCAGACCTTGTTGATACG GCTGTTGCAAGTGAAGGAGGAACTGAGGATGCGAAAAGGCGTGGTGATGCTTTTGCTCGTGCCTTTTCTGCTCATTTGGCAAG ATTAATGGAAGAGCCAGCTGCATATGGAAAGCTGGGGCTAGCAAATCTATTGGAGCTTAGGGAAGAGTGCTTAAGAGAGTTCCAGTTTGTTGATGCCTATAGAAGCATCAAGCAAAG GGAGAACGAGGCATCACTTGCTGTTTTACCTGATTTACTGGAGGAGCTTGACTCGATGACCGAG GAAGCGAGGTTGCTTACACTTATAGAAGGTGTTTTAGCTGCAAACATATTTGACTGGGGATCTCGAGCATGTGTGGATCTTTATCACAAAGGAACCATTATTGAAATATACAGAATGAGCCGCAACAAGATGCAGAGACCTTGGAGG GTAGATGATTTTGATGCATTCAAAGAAAGGATGCTTGGATCTGGAGGTAAGCAGCCTCATAGACATAAAAGAGCGTTACTCTTTGTTGATAACTCAGGAGCAGACGTCATTCTTGGGATGCTTCCTCTTGCCAGAGAGTTTCTCCGTCGTGGAACTGAA GTTGTTCTGGTGGCAAACTCTCTTCCTGCTCTTAACGATGTGACCGCTATGGAACTCCCTGATATAGTCGCTGGTGCTGCTAAG CACTGTGATATCCTGAGGAGAGCAGCAGAAATGGGAGGCTTACTTGTGGATGCGATGGTGAATCCAGGGGATGGGTCAAAGAATGATTTAACTTCAGCACCATTGATGGTTGTTGAAAATGGATGTGGAAGTCCTTGCATTGACCTCAGACAAGTCAGCTCTGAGCTTGCAGCTGCTGCCAAAGATGCTGATCTt GTTGTCTTGGAAGGTATGGGAAGAGCTCTTCACACCAACTTCAACGCTCAATTCAAATGCGAGGCTCTCAAG CTAGCAATGGTTAAGAATCAGAGATTGGCTGAGAAGTTGATAAATGGAAACATATATGATAGTGTTTGCAGATATGAGCCTCCCTCTCTATCTTAA
- the LOC103834571 gene encoding putative exosome complex component rrp40 has translation MSSKVSVSPTSLIDQIVVPGDVVLDLSNMTNQTIKLGSGLRQDSDAISAMRAGKFSYSKPNKYWVESSHKRYIPRTEDHVLGIVVDYKADNFWVDIKGPQIALLPGLAFEGATRRSIPKFEVGTLLYLRVVKTNIGMNPELSGTDASGKASVFGPLKDGFMFETSTGLSRMLLSSPTCPVLEALGKKLSFEIATGLNGRVWVNAAAPRSVIIVANAIMNSETLSATQQRIMVEKLLAKISD, from the exons ATGAGTTCCAAAGTTTCCGTGTCTCCCACAAGCCTCATCGATCAGATTGTC GTTCCAGGTGATGTTGTTCTTGATTTGTCAAACATGACTAACCAGACTATCAAGCTCGGCAGTGGCCTCCGTCAG GATAGTGATGCTATCTCTGCAATGAGAGCTGGGAAGTTTAGTTACTCTAAGCCAAATAAGTATTGGGTTGAAAGTTCTCATAAACGG tacATTCCTCGCACTGAGGATCATGTTCTTGGAATTGTGGTGGATTATAAAGCAGAT AACTTTTGGGTGGACATAAAAGGACCTCAGATAGCGCTTTTGCCAGGTCTTGCATTCGAAGGAGCTACAAGAAGAAGTATTCCCAAGTTTGAG gtaGGCACTCTGCTTTATCTTCGAGTTGTTAAAACAAACATAGGAATGAATCCAGAGTTGTCTGGTACCGACG CAAGTGGCAAAGCTTCAGTATTTGGACCCTTAAAAGATGGTTTCATGTTTGAAACTTCAACTGGCCTTTCAAGAAT GTTGTTGAGCTCACCAACGTGCCCAGTCCTCGAAGCTCTTGGAAAGAAACTCTCATTCGAGATCGCCACTGGCTTAAACGGCAGAGTGTGGGTAAACGCAGCTGCTCCACGTTCAGTGATTATCGTGGCCAATGCGATAATGAACTCGGAAACCTTAAGCGCGACTCAGCAGAGAATCATGGTTGAGAAATTGCTTGCAAAAATTTCAGACTAA
- the LOC103834573 gene encoding vesicle-associated membrane protein 711, with product MAILYALVARGTVVLAEFTATSTNASTIAKQILEKVPGNNDSNVSYSQDRYVFHVKRTDGLTVLCMAEETAGRRIPFAFLEDIHQRFVRTYGRAVHTAQAYAMNEEFSRVLSQQIEYYSNDPNADRINRIKGEMNQVRNVMIENIDKVLDRGERLELLVDKTANMQGNTFRFRKQARRFRSTVWWRNCKLTFLLILLLLVIIYIAVAFVCHGPTLPSCI from the exons ATGGCGATTCTGTACGCACTCGTGGCGCGTGGGACGGTGGTTCTCGCGGAGTTCACGGCGACGTCAACGAACGCGAGCACGATCGCCAAACAGATCCTGGAGAAGGTCCCTGGGAACAACGACAGCAACGTCTCCTACTCTCAGGATCGCTACGTCTTTCACGTCAAGCGTACCGATGGCCTCACCGTTCTCTGTATGGCCGAGGAAACCGCCGGAA GGAGGATTCCATTTGCGTTTCTGGAGGATATTCACCAGAGATTCGTGAGGACTTATGGGAGAGCAGTTCATACAGCACAAGCTTATGCCATGAACGAGGAGTTCTCAAGAGTTCTAAGTCAGCAGATTGAGTATTACTCAAATGATCCTAACGCCGATAGGATTAATCGGATCAAGGGTGAAATGAATCAG GTGCGGAATGTCATGATAGAGAACATTGACAAAGTTCTAGACAGAGGTGAACGCTTGGAGCTACTTGTCGATAAAACAGCTAATATGCAGGGGAATACATTCCGTTTCAGAAAGCAAGCTCGCCGTTTCAGAAGCACCGTGTGGTGGAGAAATTGCAAGCTCAC GTTCCTCTTGATACTACTACTACTGGTGATCATATACATCGCAGTGGCCTTTGTCTGCCACGGGCCCACTCTACCATCTTGCATTTAA
- the LOC103834574 gene encoding uncharacterized vacuolar membrane protein YML018C, producing MGWRYKAGLFLIGTVVVIWVTSAEVTQDIFTAYKQPFAVTYLGASLMIVYLPVAFLKDWLCRYLDRRRSSRANDVSSVEVGSPLRHKVIEMGLQGTITKKDSEEDFSSHEEDVRPLIGRGKEETQRHGKEVITTKQIVLYGLYLAPIWFVTEYLSNAALARTSVASTTVLSSTSGLFTLFIGALLGQDTLNLSKVVAVFVSMAGVVMTTLGKTWAADDSQLNSSLNGQRSLVGDLFGLLSAVSYGLFTVLLKKFAGEEGEGVDVQKLFGYIGLFTLVALWWLVWPLTALGIEPKFTIPHSAKLDEVVLANGFVGSVLSDYFWALSVVWTTPLVATLGMSLTIPLAMVADMMIHGRHYSAIYILGSTQVFAGFVIANISDLFSKKLGL from the exons ATGGGTTGGAGATACAAAGCTGGTCTCTTTTTGATTGGTACCGTTGTCGTCATATGGGTCACCTCCGCTGAAGTTACTCAG GATATATTTACAGCATATAAGCAGCCATTTGCAGTCACGTACCTTGGAGCTTCTCTTATGATTGTGTACCTTCCCGTTGCCTTCCTCAAAGACTGGCTTTGTCGGTACCTAGATCGCAGACGCTCTTCCAGAGCCAATGATGTCTCCTCTGTTGAGGTTGGTTCTCCTCTGAGGCATAAAGTTATTGAGATGGGACTTCAAGGGACTATCACTAAGAAAGACAGCGAGGAAGACTTTTCTTCCCATGAGGAAGATGTGAGACCGTTGATTGGTAGAGGGAAAGAAGAAACACAGAGACATGGGAAAGAGGTGATCACCACAAAGCAGATTGTGTTGTATGGTCTTTACCTGGCGCCCATTTGGTTTGTCACAGAG TATCTGTCTAATGCTGCTCTTGCGCGTACAAGCGTGGCGAGCACTACTGTTTTGTCTTCAACCTCGGGGCTGTTCACTCTTTTCATTGGTGCATTGTTGGGACAAGATACTCTGAACCTGTCGAAAGTAGTTGCTGTGTTTGTGAGTATGGCTGGTGTGGTCATGACAACGCTTGGGAAAACTTGGGCTGCTGATGACTCGCAACTAAACTCTTCGCT CAACGGGCAACGGTCCCTTGTTGGAGATCTCTTTGGGCTTCTCTCTGCTGTCTCCTATGGACTATTTACAG TGCTTCTAAAGAAGTTTGCtggtgaagaaggagaaggagttgATGTGCAAAAGCTGTTTGGATACATTGGATTGTTCACACTTGTTGCTCTCTGGTGGCTTG TGTGGCCATTGACAGCATTAGGGATCGAACCCAAGTTTACCATACCGCACTCTGCCAAACTTGATGAAGTTGTTTTGGCTAATGGTTTCGTTGGAAGTGTCCTCTCTGACTACTTTTG GGCACTTTCTGTGGTGTGGACGACTCCGTTAGTAGCGACACTGGGCATGTCTCTCACGATTCCACTGGCGATGGTTGCTGACATGATGATTCATGGTCGTCATTATTCCGCCATTTACATCCTTGGCTCTACTCAG GTCTTTGCTGGGTTTGTAATAGCTAATATCTCGGACTTGTTTTCGAAGAAGCTTGGTTTGTGA